The sequence AGCCAATGCCAAGTGTAGGACACCTGCAAGTGGTGCTTAATTGGCAACAGCAACCCGTTTGTATTGTTGAAATAGACTCAGTGGAAACATGTCGATATAACGAAGTGACTGCAGAGTTTGCCTTTGCCGAAGGAGAGGGGGATCGCTCGTTAGCATCTTGGCGAGAAACCCACTGGCAGTTCTTTTCTGGTGAATGTGCAGAGCTCAATATTACGCCTAATGATGATATGCTATTGGTTTTAGAGCGTTTCCATGTAGTGTATGAGTAACGTCATCACAAATAGTCCCATATAAACAACTTCCACATCTACGCCAGTAAGGATACGGCTAATGAAACCTTCGCAAATAGAAAAAGCTTACGATCAAATTACGCACTTATGGGAAAGTGAGACATTTGATCGCTCAAATGGCATCGAACAGCATAAAAAAGCGATCTCATTTACGAGTAATAAAAGAAAAGCATTAGATATTGGCTGTGGATGCACAGGACGTTTTATCGAGTTGCTTTTAGAGGAAGGCTTTACGCCTTCGGGTATCGATATATCGTCTAAAATGCTAAAAATCGCAGGGAAAAGACATCCTAACGTTGATTTTACACATGCTGATATCTGTGAGATTGAATTAGAAGATAAGTACGATTTCATTACTGCATGGGACAGCATCTGGCACATACCTCTTGCCGAGCAACGTAATGTCATAAGCAAGATCGTGGCAAGTTTAAATGAAGGCGGTGTGTTCATTTTTTCCTTTGGCGGTTTAACCGAAGAAGGCCACCACACAAATAGCGTAATGGGACCTGAAGTCTATTATTCATCCCTTGGTACTAACGGCTTTTTGAGCTTATTCCTAGAATTAGGATGCGTTATTCGCCATCTCGAATTTGACCAATACCCCGAACTTCACACCTACCTTATCGTAGAAAAGTGCGGGGTCAGGTCTTGAAATTTGCATGCAAATTTCAAGACCTGACCCCGCAATAAAACGGCCCCTTTATAAAGGAATAGATAATGAAAGTATATGGAGATTTACAATCTGGGAATTGCTTGAAAGTTAAGATGTTATTGTCATTTTTACAGATTGAACATGAGTGGATCCATGTTGATATCTTAAATGGTGAGTCAAAAACAGATTCTTTCTTGACGAAATTTCCGAATGGAAAAATTCCTGCAGTGGAATTGGATGACGGGCGTTATTTATGTGAATCTAACGCCATTTTAGGCTTCTTTGCTGAAGATACATCTCTTTTGCCTCATGATAGCTTTCAGAAAGCAAAAGTCTATGAATGGCTGTTCTTTGAGCAGTACAGTCATGAACCCTATATTGCGGTTGCGCGTTTTATTCAAAAGTATCTAGGTATGCCAGAGGAAAGAAGGGATGAGTATTTGTCGCTTCAAGCAGGGGGAAATAAAGCCCTGCAGCTAATGGACAATCAATTGAGTCAGACGACATACCTTGTTGGCAATGAAATGACGATAGCCGATATCGCCTTGTATGCCTACAGCCATATTGCAGATGAAGGTGGATTTGATCTCAATCGATATCCTGCGGTGCAGCGTTGGTGTCGCCAAATTCAATCGATGCCTAGATATGTTGGAATTGGGGTCAGGTCTTGAAATTTGCATGCAAATTTCAAGACCTGACCCCGCAATTAACGTTGTTCGAATATGGCGGCTGTCCAGGCTGGGATTATGGCGATGTTGTCGGTGAGTTCGGTGCCTTGGGTTAGTGAGAATGGGCCTAGTTGCTGGTGGTAGCGGTGCAATTTGAATTGGCTCATGTCCAGTTGGTTTATGGTTTGTAGATCGTTGCGGGCGTTGATTACGATAAGCAGTCTTTGACGCACAGAGTCGATATTTTCAAATGGGGCTCGGTTGTCGATGCTCATTATGATAAGTCCAGGGATCTGCTTTGAGCCAGTATTATGGAATTTAACTCGTTGAATAATTTCTCTGCCATCGCCTAAGGTAAAGAGTGGGCTACTGGCTCGAATTTCCATCATTTCTTTGAAGTAGCGTTCCATTTTAATCATATCGCGGGTCGAAAGTTCCACTTTGCCTTGGGTGTTTTCGTAGATGCTTTCAATCGTTTGCCAATTGTTTTTATCTTTGTCGGCGCTCGGTAGTCCAATATTCCAGTTGTTAGACTGCTTTGTAAAATCGACTTTGTTATACCAATCCCCTGAATTGTACGAATCTCTTTGCATTGATTTTGAGCGCAGTAATTCACTGCCCATATGATGAAAAACCACATTTTGCCCGTACATGACGGTAGCTAGACTAACCGCGTGCATACGGATGCGAGTATTAAGATCTGCATCAAAAGGCGCTTTATATTGCAGGTTATCCCATAGAGTTTGATTGTCGTGTTTTTCAACGTAATTGATGGTTTCCCACGCATCTTTGGCATAACCAGCAGGTTGGTTGTTGTAATCTAATTCAGCGCCGGTAATTGAACGATTTTGACTATCTTGCATCGGATAATCACGTAAATTACCTGCCATACCAAGGCGCACGAGATCGGCAAGATGCTTAGCTTGGGTTTCACTTAGCGCATTTAGCTCATTAGGATAGACAAAAGCGCCATTTCCAAACCCTTGCGATGCTCTTAACTGTGTTGATTGATCAAAGGGGGAACCGCCACGCACCGCATCGCGCATGCGATCGGAAAATGATCCTATACCCGTGCCGTATAAATTGAGCTGTGACGCTTGTTTGAACATTTTATCGTTGGCGACTTCGCCAAAATCCCATCCTTCACCATAAAAATAGACATCTGGATTGATGGCTTTGACGGCATCTAATGAGGCTAATATCTGCGATCTTGGATGATGTCCCATAAGATCCCAGCGAAATGCGTCGATTTTATAATCTTTTGTCCAAACCAATATGGAATCAGTGATCAGCTTTTCCATCATAGCGCGCTCTGGAGCGGTATTGGCGCAACAGGTACTTTGTTCGAGTTCTCCGGTAATAGGATGCAGTCTGTGATAGTAGTTAGGGACAATTTTATCGAGCACTGATTTGTCAGCAAGACCTGCGGCGTGAGTATGGTTATACACCACATCCATCACCACGTTCATTTTTATATCAGACTTAATTGCCGCAACCATAGTGCGAAATTCTAAAATACGTTGCATGCCATTGGCGCTAGTGGCGTATGATCCTTCGGGCGTTGAATAATGGAAGGGATCATAGCCCCAATTGTAGCTGTCGTTTTTAGCGATGATACCGGTTAACTCTTGCACTAGTGGTGTGGTGGAACTGTCCTTGTTTTTGAGTTGTTGCAACACTTGTATTCCCGTTAACGAGCTTTCGCAATACACAGATAAATCGGCATGACGCAACAGCTCTGGGTTAGCCTGACAAAGGGTTTTAAAAGGCTGATTAATATTGGCAATTTCAGTGACTTCTTCATTGATAGTGGCAATATCAAACACGGGTAATAAATGTAAGTGACTTGCTCCACGTCGTGACAGTGATTTCAAATGCTTTACGGGTAATGAATTCTCGTCAGTAAAAGCGAGGTATTTGCCTCGATGTGCTTCGATTGTGGAGAGTTCAAGGGCCGAGAAGTCTCTTACATGCGTTTCATAAATTACAAAAGAAGCCGGATTTTTCTGCGCTACTGGCGCACTTAGCGCATCCCAACCGGCAGGCTTTAATTGTGGATGATTAAGATCCACAACTTGGCTATGTTGCGAGTTGGTGGAAAGACTCAATGAATAAGGGTCGGTAACTGAAACGGTTTCTATTCTTGCTGAGTTTGGATGAAACAGCGTGACTTGATAACGATAGAAATCCCCATGCGTTAGGTTCGCGTATTCAACAAACCAACTTCCTGAACCAATATCACGACGCATGAGAATAGGAGTACCCGCTTGCAACTCTTGGTTAAATGGGATTAGCTTTACTTGCTGCGCGGTAGGTGCCCAAACGCGAAATGAAGTGGTGTTAGTTTCACTATCAACTACCGCACCAAATTGTAACTGTGTTGCGTTTTCGGCATACAAAGCATCCAATAGTGGCGCGAGTTGCACTTTGGTTACCGATTGTAATGTTGCAGGTTGATTGGCCTCTTTTTTATCACGGCTATAACTGGCAACCCAGATCTGCCCGCGAATTAAATGATCAATTGAACCGCCAGTATCATTAATTTGCAGTTGATAAGCGTTAAACTGCGTCGAAAGGTGAGGATATTGCGCCTTCCATGAATCATCAGCTGTTTCAATAAGGGAGAGTGTTTTCGATGCTCCTTCAATCTGGTTTTGTTGTTCGTTGACACTCATTCCGCCTGTTGCCGCAATCACAAGTTGAGCTTGCTCAGTTTCAATAGGAAGTAATATCAGCGAAGGTGTGATCCAATGTGCTTTAGCATCTTGCACAGCAATGGACGATTTAGGCAGAGTTCTTGATGGGGTATAAAAAACGCGATTCGTATCTTTGAACACATAACCTACCTTAGCGCCTGGTGCGGATGATTGTGCAAACATCAGTTTTAAGTGAGATGTTTGATAATTAGGATCAAAGCTGTGCGGCATAAAGTTAACGCAGCTTGCATTGGTTTCGATAGGGATATCCCAATACAGCCCATAATTGGGATTACGTCCACTAGGCTCTAGCCCATAATTCCAGTCTGTATCGTCACTTTGATAGCCAGAACACTGTTTAGTGTTCCAAACATGCAATGTGTATTCGACGCTGGTTTGACCGTCATTAAAATAAATTCGCGCAATATTGGGGTTACTTAGAGTCACGCTATCGAGGGTGTCTTGCTGGTTCGATCCGCTGGAGCAGGCGAGGGTAGAAAGTGCAATTATGCTACTAAAACAAAGTCTAAAATAACGCTCAAAAGGTGAAAATAACGCGGTCATGAAATTCCTTTTCCAACAACTTTTCTAGCCGATTTGTGTAATGAAAACTTTAATATCATTACCTCAGCTTATCTGTCTTTGCCAATATTCCCTATTAACATAGTAGAACAACCGACTGAAATTACTGAAAATATGACACTTTTTTGTAATCTTTACTTATAATTAAGTAGCCTTTAATTATAAAATTTAACGTAAATGTAGTTGAATTTTCTAAGTGTCTAATTCTTATAAATTTTATTTAGAAAAAAGTTGGCGAAAGTGAAAACCTTGTCATACACTTTCGAACGAGTCATCAATATGTAGTTGATTGTAGAGACAAATTTTAGGAGCTAACGTAAGGTTTCATTTGGTTTGAAATCGTGGAGGGATTAACTCCAGCGTAGCTATTGATTCATCTAGCTTTGAGGGAAGTTTTATGGCGCTTACCAAGGCCGATTTGGCTGAAAACCTGTTTGAAAATCTTGGGTATAGTAAACGGGATGCCAAGGAAACCGTGGAAGTGTTTTTTGAAGAAATTCGGAAATCACTCGAAAGTGGCGAACAGGTAAAACTATCTGGATTCGGTAACTTTGATCTACGGGAAAAGAAAGAACGTCCTGGACGAAACCCAAAAACAGGGGAAGATATACCTATTTCCGCACGTCGCGTGGTCACATTTAGACCAGGTCAGAAGCTGAAAGCTCGCGTTGAAGAGCTGAAAAAAGACGACGTAAAATAATACGTTGCTCATTAACAGTTTAAATATTTAGCGGTTTAACAAAAAAGAGGTCTTAAGACCTCTTTTTTAGTATCTAGCGTCTACTAAAACCAGTAACAGTTACGGTTAGTAGTTAATTTTGATCTTCTTAGCAGCGCTGGTTGCCGAGTGGACAGCTAACGTAGTGTCTTTAGCGCGAGTTAAAATCACTCCTAAGCGGCGGCGGCCATCGATATCAGGCTTACCAAATAGGCGAATTTGCGTATCAGGATTAGCAACGGCTTCGTCGATGCCAGTGTAAGAAAGATTAGTTGACGTGCCTTGACCAAGAATCACAGCGGAAGCTGCTGGACCTGTTTGTCTGATCTTATTGATAGGGCTACCGGTAAATGCGCGCACGTGCAGGGCAAATTCAGACATATCTTGAGAGATCATAGTCACCATGCCAGTATCATGCGGGCGAGGAGAGACTTCATTAAAGATCACTTTATCGCCTTTAATAAACAGCTCTACGCCAAAGATGCCGTAGCCACCCAATGCATTGACGATTTGCTCTGCAACGTATTCAGCGGCTTTAATAGCCACTTCTGACATCTGTTGTGGCTGCCAAGATTCACGGTAATCACCATCTTCTTGACGGTGACCAATTGGTGCACAGAAGTGAACACCGTCAACAGCACGCACTGTCAGCAGGGTAATTTCATAATCAAAATCAATGAAGCCTTCAACAATCACTCGGCCTTCGCCACTGCGACCGCCTTCTTGAGAGTAGTCCCATGCTTTCTGTACATCGTCAGCAGTGCGCATAACGCTTTGTCCTTTGCCTGATGAGCTCATTACAGGCTTAACCACGCACGGCAGGCCAACTTCTTCTACAGCTTGCGAGAACTCCTCAAAGGTATCAGCAAAACGATACTCAGAAGTGGTTAGGTGCAATTCTTCACCTGCAAGGCGACGGATGCCTTCGCGGTTCATTGTCAGTTGCGTAGCGCGAGCGTTAGGCACAACGGTTGTGCCTTTCTTTTCAAGCTCAACTAAAGTGTCGGTCGCAATCGCTTCGATTTCAGGAACGATATAAGTTGGCTTTTCTTGTTCGACTATCTTAGCCAGAGCATCGCCATCTAGCATATCAAGTACGTAGCTGCGGTGAGCAACTTGCATCGCTGGGGCATTGTCGTATTTATCACAAGCGATAACTTCAATACCTAGACGTTGGCATTCAATTGCCACTTCTTTACCTAGCTCACCAGAGCCGAGCAATAAAACTTTAGTTGCACTTGGTGCTGTTGCCGTACCCAACATAGTCGTTCCTTTAAAGATTATGATTTTTTTAGCTGATAATACTCATTTTTTAATAGAGCGCAATCGTTTGCCTAACGATATTTGGTAAATTTTTATGAGAACACCATAACCAAGGCTATGGTGTTTTTTTGCGGAGGATTTTTGCGCAAATTACGCATCTAATGCAATGTAAGTAAACGCAATATCGGGGTTTATCGCTTCTAAGGTATTTTGTGTATCCGCAAGATGCGACATAGAAGCATCATTGATTTCCGCAAGTGCCACCTGTTTAATGTGCGAAAAGTCCATTCCTTGCATTTGCAATTGCACTAATGCCACTTGTAATGGCGGCAGGCTTGGATTAAATGCGGCATTTTCAGCGTAACTGCCGTGCACCGTCGTGCCATCAAGCATCTCAATCGCCACTCCGCTGTAGTTTTTGGTATAAGGCGCGTGACTCTTGTTTAGTGCGATGATCGCGTCAGTAACAAGCGCGTCGTCGTTGGCACTGGAAAAGCCATGATCAATTGGCGACATAAGCCCAGATTCAATGCCTAAATCTTTAGGCCCAAACGACTCTGGTAAATACTCCTGCAAACTTTTAGCATCCATAGATGGCAGTTGTACGGTGAGTTGCTGCGCGCTGGATAGCTCGTTCATAAACTGTCGGCAGTGTCCGCAAGGGCTAAAGTTGATGGTGATGTCGACAATTTCTTGTTCACCTTTCATCCATGCATGGCTAATGGCGGATTGCTCCGCATGCACCGTTTGCCCAAGTTGTACGTTGCTAAATTCTAGATTGGCACCAAAATAGAGATTGTTGGTCGCGCCTTTTACAATCGCCCCTACGTTAAATTTTGAGATAGGCGTAATCGAGAAAGCGGCCGCAAAAGGTAACAGTGTCACTTTTAGTTGTTGTTCATCTAAAGCGGTGCATTGTTGCAATTGCTTAACTTGCTGCGGAGTTAGCACACCTGCAAAAGAAGCGGAATCGAAAATGGCTTTAAAAGTATCAACATAGTCTGCAGGAAGGTCATTGTAGAGATGCTTAAATCGTGGATTCATTGCTCGTTCCTAATAGTGATAGGGCGAAATAGTGTATCGAGTGTAGATGACACAATTCAATAATGTCTATTACGTGTTTATGAATGCGTAATTTTGTCTGGTAAGGATACTGGATTTAGCCCATTAAAAGTGAAACCGTTACCAAGGTAAACGGTTTCGTTCACAGAGAATGTGCTTTTAAGCGCAATTTGCAGTGGCGGCTTGTAACGCCTTGTTGTTAAAGATAATTAGGAAATTAGATGCAACATGAAGGTCATCACAAAGGGCGCAAGCAAAGAGGTGATAACGCCACAAAGCACCAAAGCCAATGAGCTAAATGCCGCATCTTTTTGATTGTGCTCAAATGCCGTCGCTGTGCCTAATGCGTGACTACAAGTACCCATACTCAACCCCTTTGCAATAGGGTGTTTGATATTGAGCATTTTAAAAATCGGATAGCCAAGTAACGAACCTGTAAGCCCTGCTAGCAACACCAAAATCGCCGCTACGGCGGGCTCGCCGCCAAGCTCAGTGGAAACCTGCATGGCAATTGCAGTTGTAACGGATTTCCCCATCATACTGGCGAGCAGTTGTGAGTCTGCACCTAACATAGCCGCTAGCGTACCTGCGGTTAACATCGAGCCTAAACTGCCAATAACACAAGTAGTTAGAATTAACTTCCATTTGGCGCGAATTTCATTGAGCTGTTCGTAAAGTGGGTACGCCAGCGCAACAACGGCAGGTTGCAGTAGATGCTGAATGATCTGATTGCCTTCGTAGTACTTTTGATAAGGCACCTTAAACAGCAGCAAAAACGGGATAAGAATTGCCATACTGATCAATAGAGGATTCGCTAAAGGGTTATTGGCTTTTTTGGCAATAAATTTTGCAATGAAGTAAACAATAATGCTTAACAGTAACCACATATTATCGATCCTCGTTAAGCAGTTTATCGAGCACTAACGATAAAATACACAACACAAAAAGAGTGCCGAATACGGTGCTAATTATGATGGCTAAAGCATTATCGACAAGGATTTGATAGTGAATCATTAAACCGGTGCTGATTGGGATAAACAATAAAATCATGTACTTAATCAGTAATGAGGCACTAGGTTGAACCCAGTGAGGTTTAACAAGGCCACTGACCAAGCCCACAAACAGAATCAACAATCCAATGACACTGCCCGGAACAGACAGTGCGAAAAGGTCTTGCAACCAATTACCTAACGCGAGAGATGCGGCAATTAATGCTGCACTAAGAAGGTAGAAAAAAGCTTTGTTTATCATAAATCAGGAAACCAACTTTTGAACATAGAGATAGACGGCTTTTAAAATTTTCATTTTTTGTTCGTCGTCTTGGTATTGAGAGCCTAAGTTTTCTAAGTTTAACATGTAATTGGGCAACTCGTTTTCAAACATATCGCGACATTGGCGGAGCCATTGTTTCTGTTCTTGATCGGTTAAAGTATGAAAGAAGTTACGAGCGCGGTAGTTAAACAATAAAGGCATGATGCGCGGATCAGATACCTGGATATCTAATGCCCCCAATACTTCCGGCTCAGCTTCTCGGATAATGCGCATTTGCGCTTTATCCGCCGGTGAGAAGAAGCCGTCGTAAAGCAGCTCGTCGACAGTTTTGCTGTTGGCTGGATATTCGCGGTTTTGCGAGAACACCGCATCCAGTTTTTCGCGTATTTCAGGATGTTGTAATAAGCGTTGTTGGGTCTTAATGCATTGCTCTTTATTGAGTTGAGTGCGCTGCTCGGCTTCGGCGGTTAACACTCCAAGCGGGGCTAAAATAGGGCACTTATTGAGATGCACTAATTTGACTGGAATAGGCAGTTCATCTTCTGCTAACTCGCTACGCTTGGTGTATAAGCGTTGCTTGATTTGTTCGGCGGATAGTTCAATTAAAGGCGAGATATCTTGGGTAAGATCAACGGCAATCAAGGCTTTAGTGGGAGTCCAACCAATAGGGCCCACCAAGGTCGCTTTTAAGTGTTCATTGCTTAACATGCCAGAGACATGCACCAGTGGATTCATGGTGACAATATCCACCAAGGCATTGAGCTTTTGTTTGCCTCTGTGTTTAAAGAAGAAATCAAACAGCTTAGGTTGAAACTGTTTTACTTTTTTTGCCAACTCAATCGTGGCGTAGACATCGGCCATCGCATCGTGAGCATTGCTGTGCTCAATGCCGTTTGCCACCGATAGGTGTTCTAAGCGAAAACTGGTATTGCCGTCCTCGTTTTCTGGCCAATTAATGCCTTCAGGACGCAGTGCATGACAGGCGCGCATAACATCTAATAAATCCCAACGAGAGTTGCCATTTTTGTAGCTCCACTCATAAGGTTCAATAAAGTTGCGATAACAGGTATATCGAGTCACTTCATCATCAAAACGAACGCTATTGTAGCCAAGGGTACAAGTGTTGGGACGGCTCATTTCGTTGTGAATGGCAGTGATAAACTCAGGTTCAGATAAGCCTTCTTGCATCGCCTTTTGCGGGGTAATTCCGGTCACTAATGCCGCTTCTGGATTGGGCAGATAATCTGCCGGTGGTCGGCAATAGATCACTAAAGGCTCACCAATCACATTAAGATCCGCGTCGGTGCGAACCCCTGCAAATTGACAAGGTCTGTCTTTGGCTGGGTTCACGCCCCAAGTCTCATAGTCGAAAAAGAAAAAGGTGGATTGCTCCGTGTGCATAAAAAATATCCAAAGATCAGAGTGTTGTCAGTTATTAGACCATTGCGTTAAGCGTATAGCAAACCAGTAACACTATCTAGGCGCGGAAAGTAATGTAAGCGCTTATATTAAAGGCAACTAGGGCTGCTAACGCAGCGGTCTTAAGAGTTACTCAGTTGTCGGTAGTGGGCGATGGTTGTATTAGATGTATGCGACTCGTGGCAAAGTGATTTGATTAAGTATTTGGCAACATCGTCTGCTTGCACAGGGCGCAGATTTTGCAATGGCCCTAACATTATTGGGCTAACCACCTTAAGTAGCTTTTGCACAATTATCTCATCTCGCCTAGGGGCTGAACGCTCGCCAACAAGTGGCCCAGGACGGGCAAAAATTAGCTGTTCAAACCCAAGTTGTGAGACATCTCGCTCCATTTCGCCTTTGCATTTTAGGTAGTGCGACAGGGAATTTGCATTTGCGCCAAAACTTGAGACCACCGCCAGTCGGCGTACGCCAAGTGCTTGCATCTGTTTGGCAAATTTAAGCACCAAATCATGGTCAATACGGTATAAGCCTTGCGCACTGCCTGCTTGTTTTTTGGTGGTGCCTAAACAGATGATGCCAAGCTCGGCGATAGGTTCTTGTAAAGTGAAAAACTCATCATTGGCTAAGGTAATAAAGTGATTATGTTGAGTTGTGATAGGGCTTCGTGTTGGAATATACAAAGCATTGACAAGCTCAGGGTGCAAGGTGAGATAAGCCATCACGCTTTGACCAATTAAACCTGTACCTCCCGCTAAGATGATGTTGGGCTTTGTGATTGTCATAAAGAATGCCTATGAATCTTCTGTTATCGGAAGCAAGTTTGGGTATGATGTTATATCAATGTTAATCGAACATAAACAGCTAAGGAAGGGCAGTCTATGGCAAAAGCATTATTTGAATCATCATTTTTACAAGAGACTTTGCAACCGAATCCCAATTCACCTCGAGCTGTGACCTTAGGTAATGGCGTTAAAATGGAGCTGTTACAAACAGGGATATTGCAGATAACTCCAGCGCTTTCTAGACAAAATGAGGATCAAAATAGCAAACATATTGTCATTTCCAGTGCGATACACGGCAATGAAACTGCGCCGATTGAAATGGTTGATACGTTGGCAAGCTTGATAGCAGAACAAAAATTAACGCCTGTACATCATTTACTGCTGATTATCGCGCATCCACAATCGATTGTTGCCGAGCAGCGCTTCATTGATACCAATCTAAACCGCTTATTTGGCGAGCAGAATTATCCTGAATCTTTAGAGCTAGCGATTGCCGATGATTTAAAAGCCAGCGTAAGCCAATTTTGGCGAGGGACAGCAATGCAAGCACGCTGGCATTTAGACATGCATTGCTCCATTCGAGCCTCGAAACATTATACCTTTTCTATTATCCCGCAATCGTCTTATGCCACACGCAGTAAAGAGTTTATCGAGTTCATGCAGTTTGGCCATATCGAGGCACTATTACTCTCTGACGAGCCTTCTAGCACCTTTAGTTGGTATAGTGCGAGTCAGTTTGGCGCGCAAGCCGCTACCGTTGAGCTTGGGCAGGTGGCAAAATTTGGCTGTAACGATAAACAGAAGTTGGCTGAATTTAATCAAGCATTAATCAATCTCATTCAATGCGAGCAAGCAGAACGCACAACCTTGGCGGATTCGGCAATGATCTTCTACGAGGTGAACTGCTCTATCTATCGCCAACATCAAGAGTTTGAGCTGTTCTTTGATAAAGCATTGGCGAATTTTTCAAGCTTTGCGATAAATGAGGTGTTGGGCAAAGATGGGGAGCAGCTATTAACCATGCCTATCGAGCAAGGTCGAATCGTATTTCCTAATGCCAATGTAGAGTTAAAACAAAGGGCAGCACTGATAGTTAAACCGTGTGCTACCCAATATGTTGACGAGCAACTGACGATTATTGATTAATCGTTTGCTGGCGAACTGCGCTGCAAAAATTCGCTCATCCTGTGCATGCTTTGCGCAAAATAAGGGTTCCAACTGGTGCGAGCCCTTACCATTGACTCATCACCATCCCCATAAGAGGCGAACCATACTTGGTCACTGGCAACCTTAGTGCAGTCTTTTGGCGCATCGACAGGTTGCTGGTGGAAACAAAAGCGCACTTTACCGTCTCTTTTATACATCGGATTGTTGGGAGAAAACCCCAATGACACATGCGACGCACTCAAGATTTTTTGTTCTGGTAAATGCATCGAAAAGGACGTGATTCGCGGGTCGTCAAACTGGGTTTCACCAAACCAAAGCACTTCACTGTTTAAATTAGTAAATTGCTGACTAAACGTATTGACCGCAAATTGAGAATCGATGGTTTCATCTGCTTCACTGAGCATCATAAAGGTCGGCTTGGTATAGGGTTGCTGTTCTAGGTCGTCTCTCACCAGTTGCGATGTGCCGTAGTAGGTAGCCGCGCCTTTCATGTGTAAGGAGTTGTAGCGAGTGTAATTGTCTTCTTTTACTTTACTTTCCCAATTGACAAATTTGCTGGCCAAAGGAGAAAGGAAAGTAAGGGCGTTTCTTGGCTTGAATGCAGGAGAAAACAACAACAGACCTTTTATCTCGGGTTTCTGATAGGCAAGGGCAGTCACTAGGTTGGCTCCGGTAGAAAACCCCCCTAACCAAACCCCATCTACCTTTTTACTCAGCAATTGATATTGGTGAGAAACGGCTTGTTGCCAATCTTCTAACTCAGGTAAAGATAAATCGGCGGGCTTGCTTCCGTGACCTGGTAACAAAATGACGCGCACAAGAAAACCAT is a genomic window of Vibrio neonatus containing:
- the cdd gene encoding cytidine deaminase, which translates into the protein MNPRFKHLYNDLPADYVDTFKAIFDSASFAGVLTPQQVKQLQQCTALDEQQLKVTLLPFAAAFSITPISKFNVGAIVKGATNNLYFGANLEFSNVQLGQTVHAEQSAISHAWMKGEQEIVDITINFSPCGHCRQFMNELSSAQQLTVQLPSMDAKSLQEYLPESFGPKDLGIESGLMSPIDHGFSSANDDALVTDAIIALNKSHAPYTKNYSGVAIEMLDGTTVHGSYAENAAFNPSLPPLQVALVQLQMQGMDFSHIKQVALAEINDASMSHLADTQNTLEAINPDIAFTYIALDA
- a CDS encoding CidB/LrgB family autolysis modulator codes for the protein MWLLLSIIVYFIAKFIAKKANNPLANPLLISMAILIPFLLLFKVPYQKYYEGNQIIQHLLQPAVVALAYPLYEQLNEIRAKWKLILTTCVIGSLGSMLTAGTLAAMLGADSQLLASMMGKSVTTAIAMQVSTELGGEPAVAAILVLLAGLTGSLLGYPIFKMLNIKHPIAKGLSMGTCSHALGTATAFEHNQKDAAFSSLALVLCGVITSLLAPFVMTFMLHLIS
- a CDS encoding CidA/LrgA family protein, with protein sequence MINKAFFYLLSAALIAASLALGNWLQDLFALSVPGSVIGLLILFVGLVSGLVKPHWVQPSASLLIKYMILLFIPISTGLMIHYQILVDNALAIIISTVFGTLFVLCILSLVLDKLLNEDR
- the sbcB gene encoding exodeoxyribonuclease I, with the protein product MHTEQSTFFFFDYETWGVNPAKDRPCQFAGVRTDADLNVIGEPLVIYCRPPADYLPNPEAALVTGITPQKAMQEGLSEPEFITAIHNEMSRPNTCTLGYNSVRFDDEVTRYTCYRNFIEPYEWSYKNGNSRWDLLDVMRACHALRPEGINWPENEDGNTSFRLEHLSVANGIEHSNAHDAMADVYATIELAKKVKQFQPKLFDFFFKHRGKQKLNALVDIVTMNPLVHVSGMLSNEHLKATLVGPIGWTPTKALIAVDLTQDISPLIELSAEQIKQRLYTKRSELAEDELPIPVKLVHLNKCPILAPLGVLTAEAEQRTQLNKEQCIKTQQRLLQHPEIREKLDAVFSQNREYPANSKTVDELLYDGFFSPADKAQMRIIREAEPEVLGALDIQVSDPRIMPLLFNYRARNFFHTLTDQEQKQWLRQCRDMFENELPNYMLNLENLGSQYQDDEQKMKILKAVYLYVQKLVS
- a CDS encoding Rossmann-fold NAD(P)-binding domain-containing protein — encoded protein: MTITKPNIILAGGTGLIGQSVMAYLTLHPELVNALYIPTRSPITTQHNHFITLANDEFFTLQEPIAELGIICLGTTKKQAGSAQGLYRIDHDLVLKFAKQMQALGVRRLAVVSSFGANANSLSHYLKCKGEMERDVSQLGFEQLIFARPGPLVGERSAPRRDEIIVQKLLKVVSPIMLGPLQNLRPVQADDVAKYLIKSLCHESHTSNTTIAHYRQLSNS
- a CDS encoding succinylglutamate desuccinylase, with product MAKALFESSFLQETLQPNPNSPRAVTLGNGVKMELLQTGILQITPALSRQNEDQNSKHIVISSAIHGNETAPIEMVDTLASLIAEQKLTPVHHLLLIIAHPQSIVAEQRFIDTNLNRLFGEQNYPESLELAIADDLKASVSQFWRGTAMQARWHLDMHCSIRASKHYTFSIIPQSSYATRSKEFIEFMQFGHIEALLLSDEPSSTFSWYSASQFGAQAATVELGQVAKFGCNDKQKLAEFNQALINLIQCEQAERTTLADSAMIFYEVNCSIYRQHQEFELFFDKALANFSSFAINEVLGKDGEQLLTMPIEQGRIVFPNANVELKQRAALIVKPCATQYVDEQLTIID
- a CDS encoding alpha/beta hydrolase; amino-acid sequence: MRSIHKIVALGACLLIISGCDNQPESPEYIASDSLAPYMQSNYQDYLQQTHQWLAQHRVYVSNDKDTELNTVMPFEIVPEHPNGQGVLLVHGLGDSPYFYHDIAPVLAADGFLVRVILLPGHGSKPADLSLPELEDWQQAVSHQYQLLSKKVDGVWLGGFSTGANLVTALAYQKPEIKGLLLFSPAFKPRNALTFLSPLASKFVNWESKVKEDNYTRYNSLHMKGAATYYGTSQLVRDDLEQQPYTKPTFMMLSEADETIDSQFAVNTFSQQFTNLNSEVLWFGETQFDDPRITSFSMHLPEQKILSASHVSLGFSPNNPMYKRDGKVRFCFHQQPVDAPKDCTKVASDQVWFASYGDGDESMVRARTSWNPYFAQSMHRMSEFLQRSSPAND